A region from the Candidatus Krumholzibacteriia bacterium genome encodes:
- the hemE gene encoding uroporphyrinogen decarboxylase, with amino-acid sequence MNTDKDCLFLRAARRETTPRPPVWMMRQAGRYLPEYRAVRETASFLDLCHQPDLAVEVTMQPIRRYDFDAAIIFSDILVPCIPMGADFGFGGGPPRLDEPFDTPEALARLKVVDARKDLPWIHDALAGVREQLDASKALLGFAGAPFTLFCYLVEGEGSKLFPKTKSLMWTNPKLADEILSMLTEQIGAYLVEQVRSGADAVQLFDTWGGLLHPQDFETFALPYARRIFERVTAETGAPIIYYVNGNPALLPAQAGSGCSIVGVDWRMPLDQVAATIPADIGIQGNLDPMLLLTDPETVRTRTRSMIESLGGRPGYICNLGHGVTPPTPLENVAAFVDAVKSMAPAAEGESR; translated from the coding sequence ATGAATACCGACAAGGATTGCCTGTTCCTGCGCGCCGCGCGGCGCGAGACGACGCCGCGTCCCCCCGTGTGGATGATGCGGCAGGCGGGGCGCTACCTGCCCGAGTACCGGGCCGTGCGCGAGACCGCGAGCTTCCTGGATCTCTGCCATCAGCCCGACCTGGCGGTCGAGGTCACCATGCAGCCGATCCGGCGCTACGATTTCGACGCCGCGATCATCTTCTCCGACATCCTCGTTCCCTGCATCCCCATGGGTGCGGACTTCGGATTCGGCGGGGGGCCGCCGCGCCTGGACGAACCCTTCGACACCCCCGAGGCCCTGGCCCGGTTGAAGGTCGTGGACGCGCGCAAGGACCTGCCGTGGATCCACGACGCGCTGGCCGGCGTGCGCGAGCAGCTCGACGCGTCGAAGGCCCTGCTCGGCTTCGCCGGCGCGCCGTTCACGCTGTTCTGCTACCTGGTCGAGGGCGAGGGCTCGAAGCTCTTTCCCAAGACCAAGTCGCTCATGTGGACGAACCCGAAGCTGGCCGACGAGATCCTCTCGATGCTCACCGAGCAGATCGGGGCGTACCTGGTCGAGCAGGTGCGTTCGGGGGCCGACGCGGTGCAGCTCTTCGACACCTGGGGCGGGCTGCTGCATCCGCAGGACTTCGAGACCTTCGCGTTGCCCTATGCGCGCAGGATCTTCGAGCGCGTCACGGCCGAGACCGGCGCGCCGATCATCTACTACGTGAACGGCAATCCGGCGCTGCTGCCGGCGCAGGCCGGCTCGGGATGCTCGATCGTCGGCGTCGACTGGCGCATGCCGCTCGATCAGGTCGCCGCGACCATTCCGGCCGACATCGGCATCCAGGGCAACCTCGACCCCATGCTCCTGTTGACCGATCCGGAAACCGTGCGCACGCGAACGCGTTCCATGATCGAGTCGCTCGGCGGACGACCGGGCTACATCTGCAACCTGGGACACGGTGTGACCCCGCCGACCCCACTCGAGAACGTCGCCGCGTTCGTCGACGCCGTGAAGTCGATGGCGCCCGCCGCAGAGGGGGAATCGCGATGA
- a CDS encoding radical SAM protein, translated as MTSEVRRALPEGTEELLAKYDRAGPRYTSYPTAPAWREMGPEDMRDALRRYAAADDAGTAPPLSLYVHVPFCAERCLYCGCNVVIAPRDKVSEPYLDALDQEITLHVKELGARRRVSQLHLGGGTPTYLQPAQLERMIGWLKERFEFLPDAELSIEVDPVVTTEDHVRTLRKIGFNRI; from the coding sequence ATGACTTCCGAGGTCCGACGCGCGCTGCCCGAAGGGACCGAGGAACTGCTGGCGAAGTACGACCGCGCCGGCCCGCGCTACACGAGCTATCCCACCGCGCCCGCCTGGCGCGAGATGGGACCCGAAGACATGCGCGACGCCCTCCGTCGCTACGCTGCGGCCGACGACGCGGGAACGGCCCCTCCGTTGTCCCTGTACGTCCATGTCCCCTTCTGCGCCGAGCGGTGTCTGTACTGCGGATGCAACGTGGTGATCGCCCCGCGCGACAAGGTCAGTGAACCCTATCTCGACGCGCTCGACCAGGAGATCACGCTGCACGTGAAGGAGCTCGGCGCGCGCCGGCGGGTGAGCCAGTTGCACCTCGGCGGGGGCACGCCGACGTATCTGCAGCCCGCCCAGCTCGAGCGCATGATCGGCTGGCTGAAGGAGCGTTTCGAGTTCCTGCCCGACGCCGAGCTGTCGATCGAGGTCGACCCGGTGGTCACCACCGAGGACCACGTGCGCACCCTGCGGAAGATCGGCTTCAACCGGATC